One Amaranthus tricolor cultivar Red isolate AtriRed21 chromosome 1, ASM2621246v1, whole genome shotgun sequence DNA window includes the following coding sequences:
- the LOC130818579 gene encoding uncharacterized protein LOC130818579, protein MDFTTLKRRDLQSLCKKNNIPANLTNAAMADALASLSTKANLNKSLKRFQKMSIAAMAESHFVRLDFENLGNDVDYSDRFVTDREFDSIDDLHAWADEIALTIGFQFTRASYKQREGRSRVSLYLRCHQLR, encoded by the exons ATGGATTTCACTACTTTGAAGAGACGTGACCTTCAATCTTTGTGCAAGAAGAACAATATTCCTGCTAATCTCACCAATGCTGCCATGGCCGATGCTCTCGCTTCTCTTTCTACT AAAGCGAACTTGAACAAATCTCTGAAGAGGTTTCAGAAGATGAGCATTGCTGCAATGGCTGAGTCGCACTTTGTGCGATtg gactttgaaaacttagggaaTGATGTAGATTATTCcgatagatttgttaccgatagagaGTTTGATTCTatagatgatttacatgcttgggctgatgagatagcactaacaattggttttcaatttacacgtgcttcatataaacaaagggaaggacgttctagagtgagtTTATACTTAAGATGTCACCAGCTACGGTAA